The following coding sequences lie in one Polynucleobacter asymbioticus genomic window:
- a CDS encoding TetR/AcrR family transcriptional regulator encodes MSFDRDRSTRNSVASEVTVSEVPARRRMSTADRKRQILDRAIQYFAKHGIDGQLRNLTKGLGVTHTLLYHYFPTKDALIKAVYEDVFESRWKPEWEQLLDDKQLSPEEKFNAFYTDYSNTVLTYDFVRILIFSGLSDHSISDRFFELLRDRLLPRLIRETRKHCGRSTRGKPSQRELEFLMGLHGGIFYIGMRRWIYGQAIYDSGNPNTEQEIIQDRISSYLISAKALFTTSRK; translated from the coding sequence ATGAGTTTCGATCGAGACCGCAGCACAAGAAACAGTGTCGCTTCAGAAGTGACTGTCTCTGAGGTGCCCGCTCGTCGCAGAATGAGTACGGCAGATCGTAAGCGTCAAATACTGGATCGCGCAATTCAGTACTTTGCAAAACATGGAATTGATGGGCAACTCAGAAACTTAACAAAAGGGCTAGGTGTTACTCACACCCTGCTCTATCACTACTTTCCTACAAAGGATGCCTTAATTAAAGCCGTCTATGAGGATGTGTTTGAATCACGCTGGAAGCCAGAATGGGAGCAGTTACTAGATGACAAGCAGCTTTCACCAGAAGAAAAATTTAACGCGTTTTACACCGACTACTCAAATACGGTTCTCACCTACGATTTCGTGCGCATTTTGATTTTCTCAGGCTTAAGTGATCACTCAATCAGCGATCGATTCTTTGAGCTATTGCGCGATCGCCTATTGCCTAGACTCATTCGAGAAACTCGCAAACACTGCGGTCGCAGCACACGCGGCAAGCCTTCGCAGCGGGAATTAGAGTTTTTAATGGGTCTGCATGGTGGTATTTTTTACATCGGCATGCGCCGCTGGATTTATGGTCAAGCCATCTACGACTCAGGCAATCCCAATACAGAACAAGAAATCATCCAAGATCGCATTAGCTCTTACCTTATCTCAGCAAAAGCTTTATTTACTACCAGTAGAAAATAA